One window of Trinickia caryophylli genomic DNA carries:
- the dndB gene encoding DNA sulfur modification protein DndB has protein sequence MADAFSYVFPAIRGVQAGREYYVSMCPMRLLPKLFLFDEEELVPELRAQRTLNRARVPEIARYIVDNKDSYTFSAITASIDGAITFTPVGADTSSTFRMGTLSVSMEARFIVNDGQHRRAAIETALATAPELGDETIAVVFFLDRGLERCQQMFADLNRYAVKPSASLGILYDHRSAAANVAKHLSLTSDLFKNLIETERSSLSARSRKLFTLSALHYSIVELLSEEELQDFSAASRKCQQFWELVGEQIPEWVYVRESKMTAGEVRRDFIHSHAIVLQALGRAGRAIFEQPNPDLAKRIKKLRTIDWSRKNAMTWEGRAMVGGAMAKSGQNVTLTTNELKRVLGLKLTEDEASAEKALLASRGAAPRRRTKVAK, from the coding sequence ATGGCGGACGCTTTCTCATACGTTTTCCCGGCGATTCGAGGGGTACAGGCGGGACGGGAGTACTACGTCTCCATGTGCCCGATGCGGCTATTGCCCAAGCTCTTCCTCTTCGACGAAGAGGAACTCGTTCCCGAGCTCCGTGCGCAGCGTACCCTGAATCGAGCGCGCGTACCTGAGATCGCCCGATACATCGTCGACAACAAAGACAGCTACACGTTCTCCGCCATAACGGCATCCATCGACGGCGCGATCACCTTTACGCCAGTGGGCGCAGACACATCCTCCACGTTCCGGATGGGTACATTGTCCGTCTCGATGGAAGCACGATTTATCGTGAATGATGGGCAGCACCGACGCGCGGCCATCGAAACTGCTTTAGCAACGGCCCCCGAGCTCGGCGACGAGACGATCGCTGTGGTCTTCTTTCTCGATCGAGGCCTGGAGCGCTGCCAGCAGATGTTTGCCGACCTCAATCGGTACGCTGTGAAGCCCTCGGCGTCGCTCGGTATCCTGTACGACCACAGGAGCGCAGCCGCCAACGTGGCCAAGCATCTCAGCCTGACCTCCGACCTGTTCAAAAACCTTATTGAGACCGAGCGGTCGTCGCTATCCGCAAGATCGCGAAAGCTGTTCACGCTGAGTGCTCTTCACTACTCGATCGTCGAGCTGCTTTCGGAAGAGGAACTGCAAGACTTCTCCGCAGCATCTCGCAAATGCCAACAATTCTGGGAGCTCGTGGGTGAGCAAATTCCGGAGTGGGTGTATGTGCGGGAGTCAAAAATGACGGCGGGAGAGGTGCGTCGCGACTTCATCCATAGCCACGCTATCGTCCTGCAGGCACTTGGGCGTGCCGGGCGCGCGATTTTTGAGCAGCCCAATCCTGACTTGGCGAAGCGCATCAAGAAATTGCGCACGATTGACTGGTCTCGTAAGAACGCCATGACCTGGGAAGGACGAGCGATGGTCGGAGGAGCTATGGCTAAGTCCGGGCAGAACGTCACGCTCACCACAAACGAACTGAAGCGCGTGCTTGGACTGAAGCTAACGGAAGACGAAGCTTCGGCCGAGAAAGCACTGCTTGCATCTCGCGGCGCAGCGCCGCGTCGTCGAACAAAGGTCGCAAAGTGA
- the dndC gene encoding DNA phosphorothioation system sulfurtransferase DndC, with protein MSKIIEEIQSLYLSDPVPWIVGYSGGKDSTASLQLIWNAIAALPKEQRRKDVHVISTDTLVENPVIAAWVENSLLCMKLAAAKQNLPIKAHRLTPSMENRFWVNLIGKGYPAPRPKFRWCTDRLKISASTEFIQNLSESSGEAILVLGQRRGESQARDKVLDHYSGSTRDRLSRNKDPKLARVWVYLPIETWSSDDVWEYIITEPNPWGVDNQELFAIYRGATADSECPVVVDKSTPSCGDSRFGCYVCTMVTQDKSMQAMIQNDEQKRWMQPILDYRNAYLAVDDRELRDFRRMNGRLTVFKGSLVHGPYKQAYRAELLEQLLRTQKAVQEAARSQGGEAIELISMDELDEIRRIWVEKKREIDDLVPEIFERVYGRSYPGREVEPLPLDRSDLAILREVAEELDPEASEELYKLTRSLLGAQFQSMQTQKRSKQLDELESILQFHAFRNEAEALEFALISDQRTAATVEIEALGDDLADPSADL; from the coding sequence GTGTCGAAGATAATCGAAGAAATTCAAAGCCTCTACCTCTCCGATCCAGTTCCATGGATCGTGGGGTACAGCGGCGGAAAAGACTCGACCGCGTCGCTTCAACTCATTTGGAACGCCATCGCCGCGCTACCGAAGGAGCAACGCCGCAAGGACGTCCACGTTATCAGCACGGATACGTTGGTCGAGAACCCGGTGATCGCCGCGTGGGTCGAGAATTCGCTGTTATGCATGAAGCTCGCGGCCGCAAAGCAAAATCTGCCGATCAAAGCCCATCGCCTTACGCCTTCGATGGAGAACAGATTTTGGGTCAATCTGATCGGGAAGGGCTATCCCGCTCCTCGTCCAAAATTTAGATGGTGTACTGATCGGCTGAAGATCAGTGCATCCACGGAGTTCATCCAGAACCTATCGGAGTCCAGCGGCGAGGCGATCCTGGTGCTCGGGCAACGCCGCGGCGAAAGTCAGGCGCGCGACAAGGTGCTCGACCACTACAGCGGGAGTACCCGTGACCGGCTGAGCCGAAACAAGGATCCCAAGCTCGCTCGCGTGTGGGTTTATCTGCCCATTGAGACGTGGAGCAGCGATGATGTCTGGGAATACATCATCACAGAGCCCAATCCATGGGGCGTGGACAACCAGGAGTTGTTCGCCATCTATCGGGGCGCGACGGCCGACTCTGAATGTCCTGTCGTTGTCGACAAGTCGACTCCGAGTTGCGGCGATAGCCGCTTCGGTTGCTACGTCTGCACGATGGTCACGCAGGACAAGTCGATGCAGGCGATGATCCAGAACGACGAGCAAAAGCGCTGGATGCAGCCGATTTTGGACTACCGGAACGCATACCTGGCGGTTGACGATCGGGAACTCCGAGACTTCCGCCGAATGAACGGTAGGCTAACCGTGTTCAAAGGGTCGCTTGTCCACGGCCCATACAAGCAAGCGTACCGTGCAGAGCTGTTGGAGCAGTTGCTTCGCACGCAAAAGGCCGTACAAGAGGCCGCGAGAAGTCAGGGCGGGGAAGCGATCGAACTCATCTCGATGGACGAGCTCGATGAGATCCGGCGAATATGGGTGGAGAAAAAACGCGAGATCGATGACCTGGTCCCAGAAATCTTCGAGCGTGTTTATGGACGCAGCTACCCTGGCCGCGAAGTGGAGCCGCTGCCGCTCGACCGCAGCGATCTTGCGATTCTGAGGGAGGTAGCCGAAGAGCTAGATCCCGAAGCGTCAGAGGAGCTTTACAAGCTGACGCGTTCGCTCTTGGGCGCTCAATTCCAGTCGATGCAGACGCAGAAGCGCTCCAAGCAGTTGGACGAACTCGAAAGCATCCTACAGTTTCACGCGTTCCGAAACGAGGCGGAGGCGCTGGAGTTCGCGCTGATAAGCGATCAGCGAACTGCGGCTACCGTCGAGATTGAAGCTCTCGGTGACGACCTCGCCGACCCCAGCGCGGACCTCTAA
- the dndE gene encoding DNA sulfur modification protein DndE — protein MNAIERVKLTSAAKNQLIALKRRTNIEHNNTLCRHALCLSLANPSLPPREQFNFSGGIEIDWRTFTGGNEALYYNLLVTRLLCDGIDVSPDALRDALLHHVHRGLSYLASRREDDLLVELARTLAVTA, from the coding sequence ATGAATGCCATAGAACGGGTAAAGCTGACCTCGGCAGCAAAAAATCAACTGATCGCACTTAAGCGACGCACTAACATCGAACATAACAACACCCTTTGTCGTCATGCTCTGTGTTTGTCCCTCGCCAACCCGTCGCTCCCGCCCCGCGAACAATTTAATTTCTCGGGGGGAATCGAGATCGATTGGCGAACGTTTACTGGTGGCAATGAAGCGCTCTACTACAATCTTCTTGTCACACGGTTATTGTGCGACGGTATTGATGTATCGCCTGACGCGTTGCGCGACGCCTTGCTTCACCATGTTCATCGTGGGCTGTCGTATCTAGCAAGTCGTCGGGAGGACGATTTGTTGGTGGAGTTGGCGCGCACGCTCGCGGTAACGGCATAA
- a CDS encoding DNA phosphorothioation-associated putative methyltransferase, producing the protein MNRVRQQFGKLVVDDLYVHRDGIEHLDPKLQSLIAGRLAKAPARAREEANVIKVNYRNDRVSLLAYADFFEDPFPSLAESWTIAADDEQSASYRSYTESLNPPILHRKELLLPPGHQLKPAFEEITRNGEALGLFDDTATIGFKANWLRHVASKGYQLVGSQFVPIGNDISGSPEPAECDGTLVLRHLTALSRNVLSAPVQLLARHGLLKNEWTLFDYGCGKGNDVTTLRDQGYPASGWDPFFAPDNLIEPADVVNLGFVLNVIEDEVERLEALQRAFSLATKVLAVGVMLKASNTSGTPYRDGVMTSRNTFQKYFAQEELRQYLDHALGEDVFLIGPGVAFVFRDKELEQRFLTSRYRRHGLAQRLLRLPRQPKARDNHSRIPAAPRTISEEARHCLEQLWEAALDLGRIPERDEISFVPTIEEHFGSVAKAARLLERHFDMSQLKAAADARADDLRVFFAMQCFAKRAPYRTLERRLQRDIKSFFGDYRSAQGAGMQLLMNAADSEDMRAACALAAEHGMGWLDREGSLHLHLSAVDRLPPVLRAYVGCGLLIYGNAGDAQLAKIHALSGKLTLTEYDEFDSAPLPRLAKRAKINIRKQDYEIFEYGGRYEKPLLYFKSRYLNEEYPNYSQQEAFDGALQRLELFDPEGYGASASDLAQHLELRRWVIDGFMLRRSDSIPSPDQLCGKHFRYRDLIECGETQRRLRTPNVPEQPETYNALHDLSAMILDAVIEYFGAIRLTYGFSSRELSRHIPDRIAPRLDQHASFELDRQGKMICPRGGAACDFIVDDEDMEEVAQWIMANLPFDRLYYYGRDRPIHVSYAEAPEGLAYEMKASANGRRLPRPMRRK; encoded by the coding sequence ATGAACCGCGTTCGTCAGCAGTTTGGCAAACTTGTGGTCGATGATTTATATGTTCATCGCGATGGCATCGAACATCTCGACCCCAAGCTTCAAAGCCTGATCGCAGGACGTTTAGCGAAAGCGCCCGCACGCGCACGGGAGGAAGCCAACGTCATCAAGGTCAACTACCGAAACGACCGCGTCTCCCTCCTTGCATACGCTGATTTCTTCGAGGACCCGTTCCCGTCCCTCGCAGAGTCCTGGACCATAGCAGCCGATGATGAGCAGAGCGCGTCGTATCGCTCATACACCGAGTCGCTGAACCCGCCCATTTTGCACCGGAAGGAACTTCTTCTTCCGCCTGGACATCAACTCAAGCCCGCTTTCGAAGAAATCACGCGCAATGGGGAAGCGCTCGGATTGTTCGACGACACTGCGACGATTGGATTCAAAGCGAACTGGCTACGCCACGTCGCAAGCAAGGGATATCAACTAGTCGGGAGCCAGTTCGTTCCTATTGGGAACGATATAAGCGGCTCTCCAGAGCCGGCGGAATGCGACGGCACACTCGTGTTGCGGCACCTGACCGCGTTATCGCGGAATGTACTGTCCGCCCCCGTGCAGTTGCTCGCGAGACACGGCCTGCTAAAGAACGAATGGACGTTGTTCGACTACGGTTGCGGCAAGGGAAACGATGTCACCACGCTACGCGATCAGGGGTACCCGGCATCGGGCTGGGATCCATTTTTTGCGCCCGACAACCTCATCGAACCGGCAGACGTCGTCAACCTCGGCTTCGTGCTCAACGTAATCGAGGACGAAGTCGAACGACTCGAAGCGCTGCAACGTGCTTTCTCCCTCGCAACGAAAGTCTTGGCAGTTGGGGTGATGTTGAAGGCATCCAACACTTCCGGCACGCCATATCGCGATGGCGTAATGACCTCGCGGAACACCTTCCAGAAGTATTTCGCGCAAGAGGAGCTACGACAATATCTCGACCACGCACTGGGCGAAGACGTTTTCCTTATTGGCCCCGGCGTTGCATTCGTGTTCCGCGACAAAGAGCTGGAACAGCGATTTTTGACGAGCAGATATCGCCGCCACGGGCTTGCGCAACGGCTACTGAGGTTACCGCGACAACCGAAAGCGAGGGATAACCATTCGCGTATCCCAGCTGCTCCACGGACGATATCAGAGGAGGCGCGACATTGTCTCGAGCAATTGTGGGAAGCCGCACTCGACCTCGGCCGCATACCCGAGCGAGACGAGATCAGCTTCGTCCCGACAATTGAAGAACACTTTGGCTCCGTAGCAAAGGCAGCGCGGTTGCTTGAGCGACATTTCGACATGAGTCAGCTGAAGGCCGCAGCCGATGCTCGCGCAGACGACCTTCGCGTCTTCTTCGCTATGCAATGCTTCGCGAAGCGGGCGCCTTATCGGACTCTAGAGCGGCGGTTGCAGCGGGATATCAAGTCCTTCTTTGGCGACTACCGCTCTGCGCAAGGCGCCGGCATGCAATTGCTGATGAACGCGGCCGATTCGGAGGATATGCGTGCGGCTTGCGCGCTCGCCGCCGAACACGGCATGGGTTGGCTCGACCGAGAAGGCTCGCTTCATCTACACCTCTCGGCCGTGGATCGCCTGCCGCCAGTCCTCCGCGCTTACGTCGGGTGCGGACTGCTGATCTACGGCAATGCGGGAGATGCGCAGCTAGCGAAGATTCATGCACTTTCCGGCAAGCTGACGTTGACCGAGTATGACGAGTTCGATAGCGCACCGCTTCCGCGCTTGGCGAAGCGCGCAAAAATCAACATCCGGAAGCAAGACTACGAAATCTTCGAGTACGGCGGGAGATACGAAAAACCGCTGCTCTACTTCAAATCCCGATATCTAAACGAGGAATACCCCAACTACTCGCAACAGGAGGCGTTCGACGGCGCGCTCCAGCGGCTAGAGCTTTTCGATCCTGAGGGGTACGGAGCGTCAGCGTCGGATCTAGCACAGCACCTCGAGTTGCGCCGTTGGGTCATCGACGGCTTCATGCTACGTCGCTCCGATAGCATTCCTTCGCCCGACCAACTGTGCGGCAAGCATTTCCGCTATCGTGATCTGATTGAATGCGGCGAGACGCAGCGCCGCCTACGAACGCCCAACGTGCCAGAGCAGCCCGAGACATATAACGCTCTACATGATCTGTCGGCGATGATACTCGACGCAGTGATCGAGTATTTCGGGGCCATCCGCCTGACGTACGGCTTTAGCTCCCGTGAACTTAGCCGGCATATACCCGACCGCATCGCGCCTCGGCTTGACCAACACGCCTCCTTCGAGCTTGATAGGCAGGGCAAGATGATCTGCCCTCGTGGGGGAGCAGCGTGCGACTTTATCGTCGATGACGAGGACATGGAGGAAGTCGCACAGTGGATCATGGCGAATCTGCCGTTCGATCGCCTGTACTATTACGGGCGTGATCGGCCAATCCATGTAAGCTACGCCGAAGCGCCTGAAGGGTTGGCTTATGAGATGAAGGCTAGTGCGAACGGTCGCCGATTGCCGCGCCCAATGCGCCGGAAGTAG
- the dndD gene encoding DNA sulfur modification protein DndD codes for MAKITFSSISVENFGPFRERQFLDLSVSSTRSVVLVKALNGSGKTTLLTALQLGLYGAKGIGSGRRSEYEQLVQALQRADAGEKSTVSIGLIVDMGGGRKEITARREWTRQRAALSETFSVIVDGTEDIDFTQGWDDFIGAILPSELVHLFLFDGEKIEALANPERLPELLRRATEVFLGIGGIDVLGNDLRAVERRAGLRNKEGSSEYQAAKDTLLDLESQQKALSDKHADLLQEHASAQNALDQARLLLDRYVVEARRGGLTAYEQAASIRSQAESARKSASASRAGLAEAMSDAALPVAWLHKLWDRYESEWEADIRGRHAKLLTEEFKRRDRRLIAALSKQMSGASLEAVKSLLKSDLDQTRSTQPRKPLLMSGGEPAEVAVHVNHARSRVRAAIASLDSAQRDLAKSERALGEVPAEGQLTEILSKMHERSHAVATAEQRVALLTESLAETTTSLKHVEARLSAARARLSNDFRDRSIEAKGIEAAARARQALSVFKGRLLASKAHWLSGMISAEFQNLLRKRKLVSRVIVDPSTYDVKIEDGKGQELPMDRLSAGERQMLAVSVLSALIKERKGRFPVVVDTPLARLDRQHRTSLIKRFFATVSHQVIVLSTDEEVEGAAHDALRPYTSKEYVLEFDDDRGCTRVRDSAARSGELELA; via the coding sequence ATGGCAAAAATTACGTTTTCAAGCATCTCCGTCGAGAACTTCGGACCGTTCCGTGAACGGCAGTTCCTCGACCTTTCTGTGAGCTCAACCCGCTCGGTTGTCCTCGTTAAGGCGCTAAATGGCAGCGGGAAGACGACGCTGCTAACTGCCCTTCAGCTCGGACTGTATGGAGCGAAAGGCATCGGTTCGGGGCGCCGTTCGGAATACGAGCAGCTCGTTCAAGCTTTGCAACGAGCGGACGCCGGGGAGAAGTCTACCGTGTCGATCGGTCTGATCGTTGACATGGGGGGCGGACGGAAGGAAATCACCGCTCGTCGGGAATGGACTCGGCAGCGCGCTGCTCTGAGTGAGACGTTTTCCGTCATCGTGGATGGCACGGAAGACATCGATTTCACTCAAGGTTGGGACGATTTCATTGGTGCGATCCTGCCGTCGGAACTCGTGCATCTGTTCCTCTTCGACGGAGAAAAAATTGAAGCACTAGCGAATCCCGAACGCCTTCCCGAACTCTTGCGCCGGGCCACGGAGGTGTTCCTGGGCATCGGCGGAATTGACGTTCTCGGGAACGACCTACGGGCCGTGGAGCGGCGTGCGGGACTCCGGAATAAGGAAGGCTCGTCCGAATACCAAGCAGCGAAAGACACGCTGTTGGATCTGGAATCGCAGCAGAAAGCCTTGTCTGACAAGCACGCTGATTTGTTGCAGGAACATGCATCGGCCCAAAACGCGCTTGATCAAGCCCGCCTTTTGCTCGACCGATATGTCGTGGAAGCGCGGCGCGGTGGGCTGACAGCGTACGAACAAGCTGCGTCTATTCGGAGCCAAGCGGAAAGCGCGCGTAAGAGCGCTAGCGCGAGTCGGGCGGGTCTCGCTGAAGCGATGTCGGATGCAGCCCTGCCCGTGGCGTGGCTTCACAAGCTTTGGGATCGTTACGAAAGCGAGTGGGAGGCGGATATCCGCGGTCGTCATGCCAAGTTGCTGACGGAGGAGTTCAAACGGCGCGACCGTCGTTTGATAGCGGCCTTGTCGAAGCAGATGTCTGGCGCCTCACTCGAAGCCGTAAAGTCTCTTCTAAAAAGCGACTTGGACCAGACACGGTCTACGCAACCGCGCAAACCCCTTCTCATGTCGGGTGGCGAGCCGGCCGAAGTTGCAGTCCACGTCAACCACGCGCGCTCGCGCGTTCGTGCAGCTATCGCATCACTGGACTCCGCTCAACGCGACCTCGCCAAGTCAGAACGCGCGCTGGGCGAAGTACCCGCCGAAGGACAACTGACCGAGATATTGTCTAAGATGCATGAGAGGTCGCATGCAGTTGCGACCGCAGAACAACGCGTCGCGCTGCTGACCGAGTCCCTTGCTGAGACGACCACTAGCCTAAAACACGTAGAGGCGCGCCTTAGCGCTGCGCGCGCTCGACTGAGCAACGACTTCCGCGACCGGTCTATTGAGGCGAAGGGTATCGAAGCTGCCGCACGCGCGAGACAAGCGCTGAGCGTCTTCAAGGGGAGATTGCTCGCATCGAAGGCCCACTGGCTGTCCGGAATGATTTCCGCAGAATTCCAAAATTTGCTGCGCAAGCGGAAGTTGGTCTCTCGGGTGATCGTCGATCCATCAACATACGACGTCAAGATCGAAGACGGTAAGGGTCAAGAGCTGCCGATGGATCGGTTGTCCGCCGGAGAACGACAGATGCTGGCAGTGTCGGTCCTCAGCGCTCTGATTAAAGAGCGGAAGGGACGCTTCCCTGTTGTCGTCGATACACCGCTTGCGCGTCTCGATCGACAACATCGAACTTCGCTGATCAAGCGATTCTTTGCCACGGTGTCGCATCAGGTGATCGTCCTGTCGACCGATGAAGAGGTGGAAGGCGCAGCCCACGACGCACTACGGCCGTATACCAGCAAGGAATACGTGCTCGAATTTGACGACGATCGCGGATGCACCCGTGTGCGTGATAGCGCAGCGCGTTCGGGCGAATTGGAGTTGGCATGA